The segment AAGGTGACGGAGGAGAAAGAACCCCCTGCTCTGGATTTAGAGGAGGGGGTAACGCCGCAAAAAAGGCTCCCCTACGTGGTGGTGGTTATCGATGAACTGGCCGACCTGATGATCGTATCGGGTAGGGAGGTGGAGGAATCCATCATCCGCTTGGCCCAGATGGCCCGGGCTGCGGGGATCCACCTGATCCTCGCCACCCAGCGCCCCTCGGTCGATGTCCTAACGGGGTTGATTAAGGTAAACTTCCCGGCCCGGATCTCCTTTCAGGTCTCCAGCAAGACCGACTCCAGAACCATCTTAGATGCCCATGGGGCCGAGCACCTCTTGGGATCCGGCGATATGCTTTTTCTGCCTCCCGGGAGCTCCAAACTGCGCCGCATCCATGGGGCCTATGTCTCCGAGGGTGAGATCAGGAGGTTGGCGGAGTTCTGGCGTCAACAAGGGGGCCCCAGATATGACAAGAGCATCCTACGGGAGCGAAGGGAGCGCAAGCGTGCAGAGGATGAGGAGTACGATGAAAAGTACGATGATGCCGTGGCCTTTGTGGCCCAAACCGGACAGGCCTCCATCTCCCTCATTCAAAGGAAGTTCAGGATAGGGTATAATCGGGCGGCCAGGATCATTGAGCGGATGGAGGAGGAGGGGATAGTAGGTTCCTCTGATGGCGTTAAACCGAGGGAGGTATTGATACATAAGATATAGTAACAGTTTAGCCATTTTAAAAATGGCTAAACTTCAATGCAAGAATGAGATTTCAAGGTGCAAAATGCAAAGTTATTAAAAATCTCTTTGACTTTTCAATTTACATTCTGCATTTTTCAATTTGCAATACTGTTTAGCAGTTTATTTTAAACTGCTAAACAGTTATAAAGGAAGGACCATGCTTACCCCCAGACTTCAGGTAACACTGGAGACCATGAAAAAGTTGCTTCGGCGACAGGCCGTGGTGAATCTCAGCAAGGTGATAGAGAAGCTCCATCCAGCTGATGTCGCCCACATCTTCCCCTACTTTAGCGAAGCTGAACAGAGGGCCATCTTCAATCTGATCAAAGATCCCGCCGAGGCCGCCGAGGTCTTGAGTGAGATCGAGTGGGTGGCGGGGGCTCGCCTCCTGCAGTCCATGGATACCGATAGAGTGATCCATATCCTCCAGGAGATGCCCTCGGATGATGTCGCAGAGATCATCGGCAACTTGCCTGAGGAGCTGGCGGAGAAGATCCTCCAGGAGATGAAGAAAGAGGATTTGGAGGATGTGGAGGGTCTGCTCAGCTATCCCGATGAGACCGCCGGCCGGATCATGAACCCCAACTACTTCGCCCTCCACGAGGATATCACTGTAAGGGAAGCTATCAAGGCAGTGCAGAAGGCCGCTGATGCGGAGATGGTCTTTTATATCTATGCGGTGGATGACCGAAATCATTTGGTAGGAGTGGTTTCTCTGAGGCAACTCTTGCTGGTCCCGCCGCAAAAGCGTTTGCGGGACATCATGATCACAGAGGTCTTCAGTACCCAGACCCATGAAGACCAAGAAGAGGTGGCCAGAGTGGTGGAAAAATACAACATCTTGGCCGTTCCCGTGGTGGACGAAGAGAACAAGCTGGTGGGGGTCATAACCGTAGACGACGTCATTGACATCCTGCGGGATGAGGCCACAGAGGACTTCCTGAAGATGGCCGGGACCAGGGAGGAGGAGTTCGTCTATGTAGATGATATCCTGAAGGTCTCTCGGCTGAGGTTTCCATGGCTGATTACCAACCTCCTGGGGGGATTGATCACCGGGTATCTCCTTTGGCTCTTCAAGATAACCATCCGGGACGTCCTGGCCCTGGTGACCTTTATCCCGGTGATCACGGCCATGGGGGGAAATGCAGGGCTGCAGTCCTCGACTATTATGATCAGGGGGTTTGCCACAGGACGCCTCGAGTATGCCCGGTTGACCAGCATCCTCTTTAAGGAGGTACGGGTGGGGATCATCATGGGCCTTGTCTGCGGCGCGGTGGTGGGGGTGGTGGGGACCCTTTGGCATGGAAATCCAGCCATCGGGGTGGTGGTCTGTGTGGCCATGATCATCGCCATGACTGTGGCCTGCACCATGGGGGCATTGATACCCTCCTTTTTTCGGAAGGTCCACATAGACCCCGCTATCGCTTCTGGTCCTTTCGTGACCACGGCCAACGACATTGCGGGGATCGTGATCTACCTGGGGACCGCTACCATCTTCTTAAAACATATCATTTATTGAGATGTATCTTCGGAAGACCGATGCCGTGGTGATCCACCACGCCGATTTTGGAGAGTCCGACATCATCGTTACCTTCTACACCTATGATCTGGGCAAGATAAGGGGGATCGCCAAGGGGGCAAAGAGGAGTAAGAGGAGGTTCGTCAATAACCTGCAGCCATTCTCCTACATCCGGATCATCTTCTCCGAAGGGAGAGGAGGGTTGATCAGAGTAGATCAAGCTGATATTATACAACCCTTTTCCCAGATTGGTGAGGATATCTCTAAGGTCCTCTATGGTAGCTATTTCCTAGAGATGGTGAAGGAGATGACGGGGGAGAAGGAGCCCAACCCCCAACTCTTTCAACTATTGGTGGCCTTTTTGGCCTTGCTCAATGATTTCACCCCCCGTGAGGAGTACCTGCGGGTCTTTGAACTACGGGTCCTCGCCCTCTTGGGTTATCGGCCCAGATTGTCGGAGTGCACCATCTGCGCACAGGGGATCTCCCCCGGACAGGAGGCATGGTTCAGCTATCGCCATGGGGGGATAGTCTGCAAGGGATGTCAGACAAAGGCCCGTGGGGCCATCCCCATCTCCGGGGGGACTCTGAAGGCTATGGATATGGCCCTGGCTATGGATCTGAGGGAGGTGGAGGGGATTCAGTTTTCCCCCCAAGCACTCTCCGAGGGCAGGGAGGTCCTGCCCCGGTTCATCCAGTATCAGTTGGGCAAGGGGTTGAGGTCATTAAAGGTGATGGAGGAGATTCAGGACGACCTTTTGGGAACAAGGGTTCTAGGGGTATAGGAATCTAGGGTTCTAGTGAAAAACAGACACTTGAACCCTTGAGTCCTAGAATCCTTGAATCCTATTTTAGGAAACGATATTTTTTTATCATCGAGGGGGAGGAAAACTCTCACGAGGTTTTTTAGGAGGATAAGGTGACATTTCAAGAGCTGATCTTGGCCTTGGAGAGATTTTGGGCCGAGCAGGGTTGTGTCATACAACAGCCTTATGATATCGAGGTGGGGGCCGGGACCTTCAATCCTGCCACCTTCTTGCGGGTCCTCGGACCCGAGCCATGGAGGGTGGCCTATGTGGAACCCTCACGACGCCCCACCGACGGCCGCTATGGTGAAAACCCCAACCGCCTGCAACATTACTATCAATATCAGGTCATTATGAAGCCCTCCCCCCTCGAAATCCAGGAGATATATCTGAATAGCCTGCGCAGCTTCGGGATTGACCCCCTGGCCCATGACATCAGGTTTGTGGAGGACGATTGGGAATCCCCTACCCTGGGGGCCTGGGGATTGGGCTGGGAGGTGTGGCTGGATGGAATGGAGATCACCCAGTTCACCTATTTTCAGCAGGCAGGGGGGATCGATCTGAGGCCGGTTTCAGTGGAGATCACGTATGGAATCGAGAGGATCGCCATGTACCTGCAGGGGGTGGAGAACGTCTTCGACCTGCTCTGGACCGATGGCATCCGCTATGGGGGCATCCACCATCAGGGTGAGGTGGAGTTCTCCCGGTATAACTTTGAGGAGGCCGACGTGGGGATGCTCTTGCGACTCTTTGAGATGTACGAAGAGGAGGCGAAGAAGCTCATTGAGAAGGGATTGACCCTGCCCGCCTATGATTTTTGTCTAAAGTGCTCTCATACCTTCAACCTCCTAGAGGCAAGGGGGGCCATCAGCGTCACCGAGAGGATGGGCTTCATCCTCCGGGTGCGGGGGCTGGCACGCGGCTGCGCCGATCTCTATCTACGCCAGAGGGAGGAGATGGGCTACCCGTTGTTGAGGAATCAGCAATGAAGAAAGGGATGTTGCTGGAAGTAGGGACAGAGGAGATCCCCTCCCTTTTTATACCCCAGGCCCTGGAGGGGATGGGGGAAACCCTAAAAAAGGAGCTGGAGGCCCAAAGGGTGGATTGGGGGGGGATCAAATGGATGGGCACCCCACGCCGACTCACCCTCTTCGCCGAGCTGGAGGAGAGACAGCGCCCCTTGGAGAGGGAGAGGATCGGCCCCCCAAAGAGTGCCGCCTTTGACCCCCAGGGAAGGCCCACTAAGGCCGCTCTGGGATTTGCCCAGAGGGAGGGGGTGCGAGTGGAAGACCTAGAGGTAGTGGAGACAGAGAAAGGGGAGTACCTCTGTGCGCGAAAGCAGGAAGAAGGGAGGCAGACCAGCGAGATCCTCTCCGGGGTCCTCCCCCGCCTGATCACCTCCATCCCCTTTCCGAAGTCGATGCGCTGGTCTAATCTGGAAATCCGCTTTGCCCGCCCCATCCACTGGATCTTGGCCATTTTCGACAGGGAGGTGGTCCCCTTTGCCCTGGAGAATTTGACCAGTGGCCCTTTTACACAAGGACACCGCTTTCTGCACCCTGATCCCATTGAGGTAAAGGGGCTCAAAGACTATCTGGAGGGACTCCGCCAGGCCTGTGTGATTGTGGATCCGGAGGAACGCAAAGAATTGATCCGCCGAGGTATCCATGAGGCGGCCCAGCAAGTAGGGGGCAAACCCCTGGAAGATGAGGATCTCCTGGAGGAGGTCACCTATCTGGTGGAGTATCCAGTGGCAATCTGCGGCAGCTTTGACGATGGATACCTCAACCTCCCTAAAGAGGTCTTGATCACCGCTATGCAACAGCATCAGAGGTATTTCCCAGTTGTGGATGAAGAGGGGAGACTTTCGCCCTATTTCGTCACCGTGAGCAACACCAAGACCCCTGATATGGGGGTGGTAAGGGAGGGTAATGAGCGGGTCCTGCGGGCCAGACTCGCCGATGCCCAATTCTTCTTCCAAGAGGACCAAAAGATCCCCCTGGAGGAGAGGGTGGAGGAGCTGAAGGGAGTGATCTTTCAGGCCAAGCTGGGGACCTCCTACGAGAAGGTCATGCGCCTCCGGGAGCTGGCCATGAGGTTGGCTGGGGATCTGGCCCCCAAGGATAAGGAGGTGGTGGCAAGGGGGGCCTATCTGTGCAAGGCGGACCTGGTCACTGAGATGGTGGGGGAATTTCCCCAGCTACAGGGGGTGATGGGGAGGGAGTACGCCCTGCACAGCGGTGAAGACCCCGCAGTGGCCCAGATGATCTATGAACACTACCTGCCCAGGTTTGCTGGTGATGAGCTTCCTACCACAACAGCAGGGGACCTGGTCAGCATCGCCGATAAGCTGGATACCATCATCGGCTGTTTCGGGGTGGGTTTGATCCCCACCGGTACTTCTGATCCCTTTGCCCTGAGGCGACAGGCCCTGGGTATCATCCATATCATCGTGGGCAAGGGTTATACTGTCTCGCTACAAAGGATGATCAGCATGGGCCTGGACATCTTGATGGCCAAGACAGAACGATCTCTTGAGGAGATCCAGGCCGATGTCCTGGCCTTCTTTCGGGGAAGGTTCGTCAACCTGCTGGTCTCACAGGGATATCCTGTTGACTTAGTGGAGGCCGTGCTGGCTATCCAGGTGGATGATCTGATGGATGCCCATCTCCGGGTGAAGGCCTTGACCACGTTCAGGGGCAGGCCTGAGTTTGAGCCCTTGGCAGTGGCCTTCAAGAGGGTGGCCAACATATTGAAGGGGGTGGACCACAAAAAAGGGGTCGATCCCTCCCTCTTCGAGACCTCCCAGGAGGAGGGCCTCCATCGGCACTACCAGGAGATCGAGGGGAGGTTCTCTGACTTGATCAAGGGCGGAGACTATGAGGGGGCCTTGGTGGAGTTGGCCAGGCTCCGGGTCCCGGTGGATGATTTTTTCGACCACGTCTTGGTCATGGCCGAGGATGAGAAATTGCGAGCCAATCGCTTGGCCCTTTTGGATGAGATCGC is part of the Deltaproteobacteria bacterium genome and harbors:
- the mgtE gene encoding magnesium transporter, which codes for MLTPRLQVTLETMKKLLRRQAVVNLSKVIEKLHPADVAHIFPYFSEAEQRAIFNLIKDPAEAAEVLSEIEWVAGARLLQSMDTDRVIHILQEMPSDDVAEIIGNLPEELAEKILQEMKKEDLEDVEGLLSYPDETAGRIMNPNYFALHEDITVREAIKAVQKAADAEMVFYIYAVDDRNHLVGVVSLRQLLLVPPQKRLRDIMITEVFSTQTHEDQEEVARVVEKYNILAVPVVDEENKLVGVITVDDVIDILRDEATEDFLKMAGTREEEFVYVDDILKVSRLRFPWLITNLLGGLITGYLLWLFKITIRDVLALVTFIPVITAMGGNAGLQSSTIMIRGFATGRLEYARLTSILFKEVRVGIIMGLVCGAVVGVVGTLWHGNPAIGVVVCVAMIIAMTVACTMGALIPSFFRKVHIDPAIASGPFVTTANDIAGIVIYLGTATIFLKHIIY
- the recO gene encoding DNA repair protein RecO, which gives rise to MYLRKTDAVVIHHADFGESDIIVTFYTYDLGKIRGIAKGAKRSKRRFVNNLQPFSYIRIIFSEGRGGLIRVDQADIIQPFSQIGEDISKVLYGSYFLEMVKEMTGEKEPNPQLFQLLVAFLALLNDFTPREEYLRVFELRVLALLGYRPRLSECTICAQGISPGQEAWFSYRHGGIVCKGCQTKARGAIPISGGTLKAMDMALAMDLREVEGIQFSPQALSEGREVLPRFIQYQLGKGLRSLKVMEEIQDDLLGTRVLGV
- the glyQ gene encoding glycine--tRNA ligase subunit alpha; this translates as MTFQELILALERFWAEQGCVIQQPYDIEVGAGTFNPATFLRVLGPEPWRVAYVEPSRRPTDGRYGENPNRLQHYYQYQVIMKPSPLEIQEIYLNSLRSFGIDPLAHDIRFVEDDWESPTLGAWGLGWEVWLDGMEITQFTYFQQAGGIDLRPVSVEITYGIERIAMYLQGVENVFDLLWTDGIRYGGIHHQGEVEFSRYNFEEADVGMLLRLFEMYEEEAKKLIEKGLTLPAYDFCLKCSHTFNLLEARGAISVTERMGFILRVRGLARGCADLYLRQREEMGYPLLRNQQ
- a CDS encoding glycine--tRNA ligase subunit beta; translated protein: MKKGMLLEVGTEEIPSLFIPQALEGMGETLKKELEAQRVDWGGIKWMGTPRRLTLFAELEERQRPLERERIGPPKSAAFDPQGRPTKAALGFAQREGVRVEDLEVVETEKGEYLCARKQEEGRQTSEILSGVLPRLITSIPFPKSMRWSNLEIRFARPIHWILAIFDREVVPFALENLTSGPFTQGHRFLHPDPIEVKGLKDYLEGLRQACVIVDPEERKELIRRGIHEAAQQVGGKPLEDEDLLEEVTYLVEYPVAICGSFDDGYLNLPKEVLITAMQQHQRYFPVVDEEGRLSPYFVTVSNTKTPDMGVVREGNERVLRARLADAQFFFQEDQKIPLEERVEELKGVIFQAKLGTSYEKVMRLRELAMRLAGDLAPKDKEVVARGAYLCKADLVTEMVGEFPQLQGVMGREYALHSGEDPAVAQMIYEHYLPRFAGDELPTTTAGDLVSIADKLDTIIGCFGVGLIPTGTSDPFALRRQALGIIHIIVGKGYTVSLQRMISMGLDILMAKTERSLEEIQADVLAFFRGRFVNLLVSQGYPVDLVEAVLAIQVDDLMDAHLRVKALTTFRGRPEFEPLAVAFKRVANILKGVDHKKGVDPSLFETSQEEGLHRHYQEIEGRFSDLIKGGDYEGALVELARLRVPVDDFFDHVLVMAEDEKLRANRLALLDEIAELFSQMADFSQVGVGELG